The genomic interval TGCCACTCTCacttctgcttctggtgCCGATAAGGACCAGCTGGCTGTTCTGCGAGAGGCTATTGATGTCAAGAACAACCAGCTGACCAAGCTGCGTTCCCAGGTCGAGGCTGAGACTCAAGCTCGTCTGGCTCATGTCTCTCAGTCGTCTCAAGAGAAGCAGCAGTCCGATGACCATGTGGCATCTCTCAAACGAAAGCTGTCTGAGCTGGAGActgtgtacagtaccggcGAGAAGCAGCGAGAGCGAATGGCCAGAGAAATCGAGGATCTCAAGCATCACAACACCCAGGACCACAAGTCTGCTTTGTCGCAGGAACGGCTGGTGaccgagctcaaggctgCTCTTGAAAAGGAGCGACGAGAGCGATCCGAGACTGCTGTTCTTCGCCGCAAGTTGCAGAGCCAGGTTGATTCCTTGACTGAGACTGTGGAGCTTCGAACGTCTCAGGTTACTGCTCTTAACCGAGCTGTCCTTGGTCCAAACAAGCCCCTTCCTTCCGACcccgagtctctggagaaaGCTATTTCGTCCACTGTTGATCTTGCCACCCGCCTTGAAGAGTCTGAACGTCGATGCAAGGCTCTTCAGGATGGCAAGCAGCTTGCAGAGGAGCAGTTCCGAAGTGCCAAGCAACGATGGTCTGCTGATACCGACAACCTGTCTTCTCGACGATCGCATGAGGACATCAACCTGACCTCGTACACTTCTCcctccaagaccaagcGTCCTctttctgtttctgctgtGTCTCATCTCAACAGAGACTCCAATGGAATGGATGCCAagttgaaggagaagcttgctgctgctgagtTAGCGCTGTCCCAAGCTCTTGCCAAGAACAAGCTTCTGGCCAAGGAAGCTGAAGAGGCACGAAGCCGATCTCATGTCTCTGCCCGAGACATGTCTCCCGAGCGTCCTTCCAGTAAGGCTTCTATCTCCAGCAAGCCTGACATGAACTTCCAGCTTGAAGCCGAGCGGTCTCGAAACCGTGATCTTCAGGAAGATCTGCAGCTGTATAGACAGCGGGCCGAGGAGTATTACGGTAAGATTGAGTCTGCCGAGATTGCGATTCTCAAGTCGTCTCGAGCAGAGGAGTTTGCCAAGCAGCGGTGCCAGGAGGCTGAGAGCGAGCGATCACAGCTTCTGGCCGAGCGTCAAAAGGCCGAGACTGCTCTGATTGAGCTGCAGGCTGAGGTTCGGGGTCTGGAGaaccagctggaggacaaggagatggaggtggcgaCTCTTCGGCGGTCCCATAAACGATTGGAGACCGAACAGGGTCGGGGTCTTGAGGGTTCTAAGAGCGAGCTGGCTGAGCTGACCAAGACTCTGGCAgccgagaccaagaacgTGTCTTCCCTAAGACAGCAAAACATGatgctgcagcagcagactgATGCTATGAAGCGTCAGCGGGAGCTTGAGCAGTCCGAGGCCAAGCAATGGCGCGACGAGCACGACCGGCTGGCTGCACAGGTGCACGAccttcagcagcaggcccAGGCTGACGAAAAGGCCAACTCCGAGGCCCAGAAGCGGGTTGCTTCGCTGCTGTCTCAGGTTCAGAATCTGCGAACCACCATGGACGAGATTGCCACTGACAGAgaccagctgctcaaggacaaaCGAGCTCTTGAAAGCCGTGTGTCTACCATGGCAGTTGATCTCGAGAGTCTTCTAAAGAGCCACGGTGAGACGCCTCTCTCTCGAACCTCCTCTCAGGTGTCTTCCACGCAGCTTCGAACTGCTGAGAAGTCTGCTGCCGACGCTCTGGCCGCTCTGGAGCGTGAGCGCAGGGTGATGCAGACTCAGAAGCGAGAGTcagagcagcagaccaaggagctcaacctcaagaTTCTCGATCTCGAGTCAAGACTTTtgtcttctggaggaggggaTACCGAGGCCCTCAGAAAGCGGGTGTCTCAGCTCGAGAAagagctccagcagcagcagtcgGATATGCTTGCTGACCTCAAGTCGTCTCGAGGAGGTGACCGTCAGGCACGTGAGCTCCGGGATCAGCTTGATCAGCGTGACCAGCTGGTAAAGCGACTGCAGGAGGAGTCTGCCAAGTCGGAGGCCAAGGTGAACCGACTGGTGGAAGCAGTTGAGAAGGCACAGGGAAGCGAGTCGCAGTACCAGGTGGTGGCTCGACGGGCAGAGCGAGAGTCTAGAGAGCTGCGAGAAAAGTCTCTAcggctggagaaggatTTGGAGAACTGGAAGTCACGGCTGGAGGCGTacgtcaacaacaactccaactttgAGCCCTCCTTTGTTTAATCGTTCATTTCATTTATATTTAAATACATTATACCCATGACAAGCAGCCGAAGCGGAGCGGTTGCAGAATGTAGACTTGGTAGAATTGCGTATAAATAATCTCTTGTTAGACTTTAGTTGActtaaaaaaaaatggactGGGGGATTGAATGCCGTGTTCCACATTTTGTAGAAAGTGACCAATATACAAGTCAGAACAAGTACTTTTGCGGGATGGAATAAATCTATGAGGCTAGATAAAATACCCTTTTGATAGTTATTTTATATGAATTATGAGATTTTTAGTAAATATCTAACTTCCATTTTTACTCGGACTTTTAGTTGGAAGGGTGCGAAGATGATACTCCCAAGaactgtatatactgtgTCTATTAGGAGGCGACTTTAGATGTACAAACGGGGCTGTAACAGCTCAAAAAAATATGCCTAAATCGATAAAATaaccaaaaaaagagagcAATAACTCAAGTCTGGTTTAATTtttattatatattttcatatttgtacaggtacagtacctggCACCGTTTCAATCTCACTCCATCCACTCACAAATTTTAAGTTCATTTCACACTACCATGTCATAATCTGTGAGACGCATGACAAACTCTGGGCCAGCACTTTTCCAACACGCCAACGACCATGTCTACTCGAACTGAGCGAGCATGTATGCTCTGTGGAATCGTCCAGCCGCTCAAGGTGagtatcacgtgacctgaTCTATTGTTTCACCTACTAACCCAGGCTTTCATTTCCAAGGGATGTCCTAACTGCGATTCGGTGCTCGACATGAAGGCCGACGATAGTCTGACACAGGACTGCACCAGTCCATGTGAGTATGAAGAGGGACGACAATTGATGGATCTTTTTGTTTGAAGCTTTGACTAACCCCCAGCATTCGAAGGCCAGGTGGCGCTCTGTGACCCCAGCTCATCGTGGGTGTCCAAGTGGCTGCGAATCGACGGCTTCCAGCCCGGTCTGTATGCCGTCAAGGTGAATGGAAAGTTGCCGCAGGACATTGTGGATGATCTGAAGAGCAAGGGTGTGGTTTACCGACCTCGAGACGGCTCTGCCCAGGATTAGCATGTATTTATAAATGGATGTATATTACTAAGCCAATGTATTCTTCAAGCGCACGCACATGGTGAAGAGGGGTCCAAACTCTACACATGGACTACCACGAGTTGCTCCAGCTGAAGGCGTCAAAGTCGGCCAAGAAGGGAGGCAAGGAGACGCTGgccgagctggacgagTGGCGTAAGCAGCTGTCTGATGACGTACGAGAAAACCCCCGTGCTCTGACCCACGGTGAACTCGCCAAACTCATGACCTGGAAGCTGAAACGCGGCACGTTCCGTCCAAAACTGCAACAGCTCGCGGAATCGAACAgggccgaggaggtggagcaaGTAACACAAAAAGCGGCTCATCTGATTGCAGGTGACGAGATCATCGAAGCAATCAAGGTCTTGAGTGAGCTGAAAGGCGTGGGTCCGGCTACGGCGTCTCTGTTGGGGTCTGTCATGAGCGTCAATGTGCCGTTTTTCAGCGACGAGGCGTTTGCGCACGTTTGTCCAGGTGTGAAAATCACGTACACGTTGAAGGCCTATGAAAAGTTCCTGAATGCCATTGTGGCATGGGGTCATCAGCGAGATCTCAATGCCGTTGAAGCCGAGCAGGAAGCGTGGGTCTTGGGTATGAGAGACAAGTATGCTGATAAGGGAACAAACAAGACCGGTAAAAAGGAGCAGGAAGATGTGAAGATAGTCAAGACCaatgaggaggagaaggaggagaaggaggagaaggaagaagagcgacCCGCGAAACGACGTCGTAGATAGACTCAACGGCCTAGGCTAGAAGAGATCAAACAGCCATCGCAAGACCGTCGTTTGTTACGTCGACAAACAAGACTTTAAGCCACAGAGTCTTCTGTCtgcttgcacttgtacctaTATGTCTGTCATGTATTTATTCAtaatgtacttgttgtcATAGTCCAACATGTCCTCGGGTCTACCCTATATACTCCATCCCGGCCCTCTTCTATCTATGCATGCAACTAATGTTCGATCCCCTTCAGTTTGGGAATGATCACCTCGATTTGATCCGTCTTGccaatcttctccagtgCCTCGTAATTGGCCGCCGTGAACATTGGCGGTTCTTCTCGGAGAGgcatgtacttgttgagAAGCACGTTTTGGATCAGCGAGAAGCCCGACGATGAGATCCAGTACAGACACACGgctgttggtgtttgtgcGGCGATGCTGAACAATGCAATGGCTCCGACACGGGCAAAGTTGGCCATCATTTTGGGCAGTTTGGGACCCTCCGACCCCGTTGTTCCCATCGCTTGGGCCTGTGCTTTGGTAGTCAGTTCAACGTTGAGCAGCGTGATGATGCCCACAGCGGCCGGAAGCACTCCCGAATGATCCATCATGAGCAGATCGGGGAACCACAGCGCTCCCTCGGTGCCCATGCTCTTGACAACAGGAATACCCTTGACCACGGTCCATCCACACATTGCTCGTACTGCCAGCGACATTGTGATCCAGATGGGCAGCTGGACGAGCGGTCCGATGAACAGCGACTTCCACATTTCGCACCCGTGCTCCTTGTACAGCTTGACCCGTCGTTTCCGGCGTTCTTTCATGGCCAGCATTTCGATCTGGGGAGCCGTTAGAGCGGTCTCAGCCTTGTTGGCGTTGAAAGCCAGCTTTGCCCGCAAAATGGGTCCCAGCGCCGATATCAACGGTCTCAGCTCgtgttgtttctgtgcTCGCAGCCGCGTTGAAATGGCTATCGGAAGAGTCACGGTAGATCGCAGAGTCAGTGTGACGAGAGGAATGACGGCCCACCACGGCAAGCCCGAGAAGTCGTGGATGGCGTTGAGAGCGGTTTCCACGGGGCGCACAATGTCCACGGTCGATAACTGCCGCACCGACGTCCTGCGAGTTGCTGAGCCTCGGGCTAccagccttcttgtcgttgttCTGAGCATTGATCAAAAAAGTTTGGACTGAAAGTTGGCTCGATGTTTAACTACTGCACAGACAAACCGTGCATATTGTGGGTCATGTAACGAAACTGGGTTAACTACATGCTCGAGTACAATGACAACAGACCCAACTAAGTAGTTAAGAGGTGTTCAAAAGATCTCCATATtacagaaaaaaaaattacaaATAGAGAATAAAAGAGTGAGACATGCGGTAAGTACGATTATGTCAGATGTGTGTTCGATTCTATAACGCTACATGCCCACTTGATTGTCATCGTTATCTACTATCTATgtacatcaccaccagTTCTTTCTGGCCTCGTTTCGGGCTCTAGAGGAAGTGTGAATTCCGCCCTTGGACTGCTTTCCCAGTCCGTACTTGGCCAGCACAAGCTCCACGTCTCCGAACCATGCTCGCACTCCGTTCATGACAACTGTGGGCTTGCCGCTGCCGTTGCcggggttgttggagttgccGGTCAGCACCCGCTGGGCTACTCTCTTGATGTCCTTGACGGTCAGGTTTTCAATGTTCTTGCACATTTCCGTCACGGGCACCGTTCGGCCATGCAGCTGGATCTGCCGGCCCATATCGTCGAGTTGCACCACCTTGGACTCGAGCTGCATCAGCAGAGAAGACCGCAGCTGGTTCTTGGCTCGCTCAACCTCCTGGTGAGTCAGACTGCCCTCGCCCTCGGTGAAAGTGAGAGCCAGCTGTCGACCAATAACGTCAGCCATGTAGGGAGCGGCGTTGGGGACACACGAGGCAGAGATTCCAAAGATACCGGAGTCACTGTGATGGTAGTTGAAAGCCTGGCACGATTCAATGTAGCCAAACCGGTTGAGAACATTGAGATAGAGTCGCGAATACATACCCTTTCCGGGACCTCCTGCGGAAAAggagcctcctcctccgagCAGAGTCTGCAGACAAGACAGAGCGTACACATCAGGATCATCAGCGGGAAGACCCTCGTAAGCAACGTGAATGTGGGCAAACTCGGTATCGGCAGCGTCCATGAACTGCTCGCCTCCAACGTAGACACTGGCGGGGTTTTCGAGCTGCTTATCGGACCGCTTCATCCATCCAAAGTACTTTTCGGCCAGCTCAATGGCGTTCTCCTCAGGCACTCCCACAAAACCCAGAACAAACCGCTCGGGATGGTAAAAGAGATCCCGGTACTCGTTGACGGCCCGGGCGTTGATGTGGGGAAGCTGCTCGTAGGGACACACCAGAGGGTTGCCCAGAGTGCCGTCGTATGCAGTCATGTGGACCACCTCAGGCAGAATCAGCGAAGGCTCCTTCCACAGCTGGTCCAGCTCGAACTCCatggtcttctttttttcgcccacgtcctcctcggtgatCTGGGGCACAATCACGCTTTCGGCCAGCAGCGCCAGAGCCGTCTCTACGTCCTTGTTGAACACTGTGGCCTGGTAAATGATGCTCTCTCGGGCACTGGAGCCGAAAAAGTTGCCTCCTAGAGACTCGATGGTGTCAGCAACCTCGTCGGCAGACCGTCGCTGGGTCGCCTGCTTGAATGCCAGTCGATCCATGATATGACTGACGCCACTGAGGTTTCGGGGCTCGAACCGGGAGCCTGCATCGACATAGAGACCCAGggctgagaagaagcctgGGGAAGGTCGGACTGCGACTCTCAGGCCGTTGGAAAGAGTGTGGATTTTGGTGTCGCCGGCTTCGGTCGAGTATAGCCGCTTAGAGGCACCCACATTGAGTCGAGGCACACGTTTGATTCCCCGAagcattttttttgtgtgtgttttgttgcGATAATAACCCAACTGAAATTTCATAGCGATGCGTCTGCGCTAGATACATAAGTCACGTGTTGGAGAGGGCAGACAGTGGATTATTGGTCATATTCGGAGGCATGCAGGTCTATTGGTGGAAATCCGATATTTCTCGGGTGACAAAAATTCCACCCGATTTAATGGttattttttctcttttttccccccTCTCCTTTCAGCCATTCTACACCGTTCAACCCCCAGAATTCCCCATCATGACAGACATGACAGACGCAGTTTGCCACTTTCTAATTAGTGGGCTGTTCTGGACTGTGTGGATGGGAGAAATGACTAAGGTGCCCGTATTGTAGTTACTAATGGTGGCTTAGTAATCAATATGGGGTCCAACCAGCTGCAATTTGGACGAGATTGGGCCAGGACCAGGTCTTAGTTCAGACGATGACATGGCATGGTACCTTTTGGGCGGCTAAAAGTGACACCGAAAGGCAGAGAAGACCGACAAgacactacagtatactATTTGTCGTTATTGTCCCACTTTTCTAAAAAATCGCAGTTTCTCTTATCGTACCAATTTAGCCCTCCATCACTGGTGTACGAATAttacagctacagtatcgtaTTACTTGACTACGATAGCTGCTGCCGCCATGTCAACATCTTACCCACACAACAATGTCAGATATACGTCTCTACGCTCCATGGACACAAACGGACattgtgtatatatatatatacatgtcGAGTCTTGCACTTGTCCATATACTCTGCACCATCTGTCCTTCTCAACCGCAATTATGTCACATCACCAATAAGAGAGCGAAAAACCGGTGCTTCTCGATACATCGGCTATGGGCGCCATTGCGAGGGGAGACCAGACATGGTGGAAGCACATGAGGGCGGGGGGCCGATGCCGGTGCTGGAAAGTCGAGGTTTGCAAGCTGCATTTCGACAAACTTGCGGTTCAGTCACACTCCAACAACCTGGTAACTCCACACAAGCCACAAATCCGTTGTACCGTTTCAGCTACACCGCCACAagtttttttcattttgaGCCACAACCTGGATTTCACATCAGACATGAACTGATTAGGCTCTGTGGGGGGGGATGGCACAGATAAGCAGTTGATGTAGCAGAAGAGAGGGGTTGGGGCGGATTCTCGAGACTCCATCCTGTTGttttatcacgtgacttgtGTACTTGTGTGCTTGTGGCTCTTTCACTGCTTCCGTTGCATTTGAGCCCCTCCAGTTGACCCAGACCCTCCATGGAACACGTCTCTAAACAAGGTTTAGTTTTTCCAAATGACTGAATACTCCGAAATCAGTCGCAGAGAGACTTAACACACTCCACCACAAATGTCTCGAAAGTTTGAAATTTCTGTGCCCGCGTCCTCGGCCAACATTGGTCCCGGTTTCGACGTGCTCGGCCTCGCTCTGGCCAAGTTCCTCGTGATCAACGTCGAAATCGACTCGTCCAAAACCTCGGACCGAAAGGACCCCAACAACTGCATTATCACCTACGAGGGCGAGGGAGCTGACGGCGTTCCTCTCGACAGTGACCACAACCTTGTCACCCGAGTGGCTCTCTACGTTCTGCGATGCAACGGCATTAGATCTTTCCCCTCGGGCACCTTTGTGCACGTCAACAACCCCATTCCTCTGGGTCGAGGTCTGGGCTCGTCTGGAGCGGCTGTGGTGGCTGGTGTCATGCTCGGAAACGAGGTCGGAAAGCTGGGCTTCTCCAAGCAGCGAATGCTCGACTATTGTCTCATGATCGAGCGACATCCCGACAACATCACCGCAGCCATGATGGGCGGCTTTGTGGGTTCTTACCTGCGGGAGctgtctgctgctgatcTCGAGCGAGTGGAGATCCCCCTTGCTGAGGTTCTCCCCGAGCCTGCCGGAGGCCGAGATACCGGCCTTGTACCCCCCGAGCCTCCTCTCAACATCGGACACCACATCAAGTACGACTGGTGCCGAGAAAtcaaggccattgtggTGATTCCCAACTTTGAGGTCTCCACCGCCTCGGCCCGAGGAGTGCTCCCCACTGCCTACACTGCTTCAGATATGATCTTCAACCTGCAGCGACTGGCCGTTCTCACCACCGCCCTCACCCGATCGCCTCCCCAGGCCGACCTCATCTATCAGGCCATGCAGGACAAGGTCCAC from Yarrowia lipolytica chromosome 1F, complete sequence carries:
- a CDS encoding uncharacterized protein (Compare to YALI0F13354g, gnl|GLV|YALI0F13354g [Yarrowia lipolytica] similar to uniprot|P32914 Saccharomyces cerevisiae YGR063C transcription initiation protein SPT4, similar to Saccharomyces cerevisiae SPT4 (YGR063C); ancestral locus Anc_4.210), producing the protein MSTRTERACMLCGIVQPLKAFISKGCPNCDSVLDMKADDSLTQDCTSPSFEGQVALCDPSSSWVSKWLRIDGFQPGLYAVKVNGKLPQDIVDDLKSKGVVYRPRDGSAQD
- a CDS encoding uncharacterized protein (Compare to YALI0F13365g, weakly similar to DEHA0G21307g Debaryomyces hansenii), translated to MDYHELLQLKASKSAKKGGKETLAELDEWRKQLSDDVRENPRALTHGELAKLMTWKLKRGTFRPKLQQLAESNRAEEVEQVTQKAAHLIAGDEIIEAIKVLSELKGVGPATASLLGSVMSVNVPFFSDEAFAHVCPGVKITYTLKAYEKFLNAIVAWGHQRDLNAVEAEQEAWVLGMRDKYADKGTNKTGKKEQEDVKIVKTNEEEKEEKEEKEEERPAKRRRR
- a CDS encoding uncharacterized protein (Compare to YALI0F13387g, weakly similar to uniprot|P53239 Saccharomyces cerevisiae YGR062c COX18 required for activity of mitochondrial cytochrome oxidase, similar to Saccharomyces cerevisiae COX18 (YGR062C); ancestral locus Anc_4.209); protein product: MLRTTTRRLVARGSATRRTSVRQLSTVDIVRPVETALNAIHDFSGLPWWAVIPLVTLTLRSTVTLPIAISTRLRAQKQHELRPLISALGPILRAKLAFNANKAETALTAPQIEMLAMKERRKRRVKLYKEHGCEMWKSLFIGPLVQLPIWITMSLAVRAMCGWTVVKGIPVVKSMGTEGALWFPDLLMMDHSGVLPAAVGIITLLNVELTTKAQAQAMGTTGSEGPKLPKMMANFARVGAIALFSIAAQTPTAVCLYWISSSGFSLIQNVLLNKYMPLREEPPMFTAANYEALEKIGKTDQIEVIIPKLKGIEH
- a CDS encoding uncharacterized protein (Compare to YALI0F13409g, similar to uniprot|P11914 Saccharomyces cerevisiae YHR024c MAS2 processing peptidase catalytic 53kDa (alpha) subunit mitochondrial, similar to Saccharomyces cerevisiae MAS2 (YHR024C); ancestral locus Anc_5.268), which encodes MKFQLGYYRNKTHTKKMLRGIKRVPRLNVGASKRLYSTEAGDTKIHTLSNGLRVAVRPSPGFFSALGLYVDAGSRFEPRNLSGVSHIMDRLAFKQATQRRSADEVADTIESLGGNFFGSSARESIIYQATVFNKDVETALALLAESVIVPQITEEDVGEKKKTMEFELDQLWKEPSLILPEVVHMTAYDGTLGNPLVCPYEQLPHINARAVNEYRDLFYHPERFVLGFVGVPEENAIELAEKYFGWMKRSDKQLENPASVYVGGEQFMDAADTEFAHIHVAYEGLPADDPDVYALSCLQTLLGGGGSFSAGGPGKGMYSRLYLNVLNRFGYIESCQAFNYHHSDSGIFGISASCVPNAAPYMADVIGRQLALTFTEGEGSLTHQEVERAKNQLRSSLLMQLESKVVQLDDMGRQIQLHGRTVPVTEMCKNIENLTVKDIKRVAQRVLTGNSNNPGNGSGKPTVVMNGVRAWFGDVELVLAKYGLGKQSKGGIHTSSRARNEARKNWW
- a CDS encoding uncharacterized protein (Compare to YALI0F13431g, no similarity); this encodes MVPFGRLKVTPKGREDRQDTTVYYLSLLSHFSKKSQFLLSYQFSPPSLVYEYYSYSIVLLDYDSCCRHVNILPTQQCQIYVSTLHGHKRTLCIYIYTCRVLHLSIYSAPSVLLNRNYVTSPIRERKTGASRYIGYGRHCEGRPDMVEAHEGGGPMPVLESRGLQAAFRQTCGSVTLQQPGNSTQATNPLYRFSYTATSFFHFEPQPGFHIRHELIRLCGGGWHR
- a CDS encoding uncharacterized protein (Compare to YALI0F13453g, highly similar to uniprot|P17423 Saccharomyces cerevisiae YHR025w THR1 homoserine kinase and KLLA0E11528g Kluyveromyces lactis and CAGL0J00649g Candida glabrata, similar to Saccharomyces cerevisiae THR1 (YHR025W); ancestral locus Anc_5.269); this translates as MSRKFEISVPASSANIGPGFDVLGLALAKFLVINVEIDSSKTSDRKDPNNCIITYEGEGADGVPLDSDHNLVTRVALYVLRCNGIRSFPSGTFVHVNNPIPLGRGLGSSGAAVVAGVMLGNEVGKLGFSKQRMLDYCLMIERHPDNITAAMMGGFVGSYLRELSAADLERVEIPLAEVLPEPAGGRDTGLVPPEPPLNIGHHIKYDWCREIKAIVVIPNFEVSTASARGVLPTAYTASDMIFNLQRLAVLTTALTRSPPQADLIYQAMQDKVHQPYRKTLIPGLPEILASVTPKTHEGLLGICLSGAGPTILALATDNFETIAKEIVSRFNKEGIDCRWEVQELAYDGSNVKQL